The segment TGATCCTTCCTTCTACCGGAGAAGAGACGATTGAACAGTATTCCATTCGTGTCGCTGATGCTTGGAAGATCGGTAGAAAATCCGTCGCGGACGGTATCATTTTCATAGTCGCAAAAGACGATCGAAAGATGCGTTTCGAAGTCGGTAGAGGATTGGAAGGCGCCGTTCCTGACGCAACCTGTAAAAGAATCCAAATAGAGTATGTTCGTCCTCTATTCAAGGAAGGGAAATATTTCGAAGGAATCGATGCAGGAATCGATAAAGTAATAGGATTGATCGACGGAGAGCCTCTCCCTGAACCGGATACCCATACTTCGTTTCACGGTTCGGAAATAGGTTCGTCGGATATGACGATGTATTTCATCGTTTTAGGAATCATCGCATTGCTCGTCGGTTTTGCTTTTCGGCGATTGTTTTCACCGATCCAGGCCGTAGCGGCTACAGCTATCGCGTACTGGGCAGGCGGAGTATTCGGCATTTCCTTATCCGCACTATTACCGATTCTTGTAGTATTTTTCATTATACTTTGGGTTTTATACTCCGCGATTAAAAGTGGTGGTGGCGGAGGCGGGTCTTCCTGGAGTTCCTGGGGCGGAGGCGGCTCGTCTTGGGGTTCCTCTTCCGGCGGTTCAAGCTGGGGCGGAGGCGGCGGAGATTTCGGCGGGGGCGGATCCTCCTCGGATTGGTGATACAATATGACTAAAAATACGTCTCGTTTTCTTTCACATGCTAGAGCAGGAATCTTAGATTCCTTCGGAATCGGCTCTCATGATTCATTAAGATTTACTTTATTAAGAAAATATCTTAGCAAAGAGGATCTAAAAGAATTGAAGTCGATGATCGCATACTCGGAATCACAACACAGAGGGGAATTAAGATTGGCGATCGAGACTAAACTTCCCCTATTACAAGTCTGGTCGGGAAAAACGGCTCGAATCAGAGCGGTAGAAATGTTTTCTTTTCTGCGAGTCTGGGATACCGAAGAAAATACGGGTATTTTAATCTATTTACTTTTGGCCGAGAAAAAAATCGTTTTGTTAGCCGATAGGGGTATCTATAAGAAAATTGGGCAAGACAATCTGGATTCCATCGCAAATGAAATAAGCGAAGGCTTTAAAGAATCGAAATATAAGAAAAGCCTGGCTAATGGTATTCAAAAACTTACGGAGATTCTTAAGAAGCATTTCCCGGCCCAGGGAGAAAATCCGAACGAACTTCCCGATGAACCGTATATTGTCTAAAACTTTAAAAAATATCGTTTTTTCGAAATATACTATAATTTATCCGGAAAGAAGCGTAAAATCGAAACTTTTATATTAGAGTTTCCTTAAAGAATTCGATTTGTTCGCGAATCGTTTGCTCGAACAAATTCCCGAAATACGGTTCAAAATGGCCCATATCCAAGAGAGTCATTTTGCATCGGGCGATTTTCCGGCTCGTCTTGATAGCGGCCTGATAGGGTATCAGCGAATCTTTTTGGGCAATCTGCATCAAAACGGGAGCTTTGATTTTCTTCGCGTAGGCAGTCGGACGATACGTCGGTAAAAGTAGACAGATCCTTGCCGGAGCTTCATTTACCCAATTTGCACCCTTCTCTATTAAACGAGTATAGCCAAAATAGGAATCATCCGTATTCATTAATGCAAACGTTCCCGGATGCGCGACGATGGGAACCGTATGCGGAGAAAGGAATAATAAAGACTTAATTACATCGGATAATCCATGCAATAATCCTAATATTTGATAGGAAATCGGAAAAGAGTTGGTTGTTGAGATTCCATCGACGAAAGGAACCTGAGAAACGACCGCCTTCACGTCCGAACTCTTTGCCCCGACCACTAACACGTGACCTCCACCAAAGGAAGTTCCCCAAATCCCCAATTTTTCTCCATCCACTTCCTGCAACGATTTTACGAATCGGATCGCTTCTAAAAAATCGTGCACATGTCGATACGGGTTTATAAGATTCCTGGGAAGTCCTTCACTTTCGCCGAAATTTCGATAATCGAATAGAAAAACGGCAAACCCTGTTTCGCAAAACTTTTTAGCGTAGTCGGGTAAGCGAAACCTCCGCTCGGCCCCGATTCCATGACCCATGACAATGACAGGAGGTTTCTTAATATCGGGCAGATATAGCGTTCCCCGGCAAATCGTCCCGTTGCTTAAAAATTCTTTAGGTACTTCTTTCATATTTATTCGGTCTTCATAACGAAGTGGACGTTTTTGTCCATCTGATGGAAATTACAAAATCCGGAAATCGGCATAAATCAAACAAATTTTACTACTCTTTAACGTTTATCATTCGCGGGTAATAAAGTCCCGGATGGAGTTTTCTTCCCGTAAAGTATAATCAGGTAAAAAGTTGATTTTGAATCTTTTTAGGCAAACGCTCGACGACCATACGGTACGAAGTACGAATCGACCTTTCCAAATCCTGCTTCTTCAGTAAATCAAGACGATTACATCTGACCCATCCGTTTTTTGCCAAATACGGGGCGGGAATAATGCCTGTCGTCGAAACGTATTCGCTCCATTCCTCCGGCGGAACTTTAAAGGAGATCGTACCGTTTTCGAGACCGTACATGCAGTACATTTTATTGAAAACGGAAAAAACCAAATTCGATTCCCACTTTACGTCCACGGTCGTAGCCTTTAGGCTCTTACAAAATTCCTGTAATTGCTCGATCGATTTCATTTTATTTATGTAAGCTATAGGATTATCAAAAAAATCAATCTCAATATATTATAAATTCTTGATTCGATTTACCATCGAATACAGTCCGTTTCGGCGACTCATCGAAAGATGCTTATCCAAACCTATTTCTTTTAAAAAATCCAGGGAGGCAGATCGAATTTCCTCCCTCGTTCTACCCGAAAAGACTCTCAACAAAAGCGCTATCATTCCTTTCGTAATGGCCGAATCGCTATCCGCAGAAAAAAAGAGTTTATTGTCTTTCTCCTGCGAAACGATCCAAACTCGCGACTGGCAACCTGGAACTAATTTATCTTCGGTATGCTGTTCCTGAGGTAAAGGTGCAAGCGTATCTCCGATTTCGATCAAGAGCTGATACCGTTCCTCCCAATCTAAACATTCGGAAAATTCCTTTATAATTTCTTGCTGGGTTTCTTCCAAGTTCGACATTGCGAATCCTTATGACCTTCTCAATCTATCATAAAACTGACAGGTTTAGTGGCAAAACAAAATTACTTTAGTTACGATCGTTCACGCTCTTCCGCATTTTTAAGCTGGACTCTTGCGATATTTTGTCGAGGATTCGTTGCTACAAACGCTATGAAAGTATTCGAAATTCAAAATCAATTCGGTATTGAAAACCTAAAAGTCAATTCTCGCCCCGACCTCCAACCGGGTTTCGGTGAAGTCCTAATTAAAGTAAAAGCCTGTTCTTTGAATTATAGAGATTTTCTAATGATTACGGGAAAATACAATCCACGCCAAAAACTTCCATTGATCCCGTTATCGGACGGAGCCGGAGAAGTTGTGGAAATCGGCGCAGGAGTTACGAAAGCTAAAGTGGGTGATCGGGTCTGTGGAGTATTCTCTCAGGGTTGGCAAGCCGGGGAACCTGAATTGGAAAATCTAAAGGAAACCTTGGGTGGTCCGTTAGATGGATTAATAAGCGAATACAGGGTTTTTCCGGAAGCCGGTATCATCCCCTTTCCGGACCACCTTTCCTATGCTGAGGCTTCCACTCTACCCTGCGCGGGTTTAACTGCCTATAATGCGGTGGTAACCTTCGGAGGATTAGA is part of the Leptospira broomii serovar Hurstbridge str. 5399 genome and harbors:
- a CDS encoding MmcQ/YjbR family DNA-binding protein; this encodes MKSIEQLQEFCKSLKATTVDVKWESNLVFSVFNKMYCMYGLENGTISFKVPPEEWSEYVSTTGIIPAPYLAKNGWVRCNRLDLLKKQDLERSIRTSYRMVVERLPKKIQNQLFT
- a CDS encoding SufE family protein, translating into MSNLEETQQEIIKEFSECLDWEERYQLLIEIGDTLAPLPQEQHTEDKLVPGCQSRVWIVSQEKDNKLFFSADSDSAITKGMIALLLRVFSGRTREEIRSASLDFLKEIGLDKHLSMSRRNGLYSMVNRIKNL
- a CDS encoding TPM domain-containing protein; the encoded protein is MTKNTSRFLSHARAGILDSFGIGSHDSLRFTLLRKYLSKEDLKELKSMIAYSESQHRGELRLAIETKLPLLQVWSGKTARIRAVEMFSFLRVWDTEENTGILIYLLLAEKKIVLLADRGIYKKIGQDNLDSIANEISEGFKESKYKKSLANGIQKLTEILKKHFPAQGENPNELPDEPYIV
- a CDS encoding TPM domain-containing protein; translated protein: MKRFGVFFLLLMISIPIFSEPISIPSLTRRVTDLTGTLNSEEVSSLENKLEKLEERKGSQIAILILPSTGEETIEQYSIRVADAWKIGRKSVADGIIFIVAKDDRKMRFEVGRGLEGAVPDATCKRIQIEYVRPLFKEGKYFEGIDAGIDKVIGLIDGEPLPEPDTHTSFHGSEIGSSDMTMYFIVLGIIALLVGFAFRRLFSPIQAVAATAIAYWAGGVFGISLSALLPILVVFFIILWVLYSAIKSGGGGGGSSWSSWGGGGSSWGSSSGGSSWGGGGGDFGGGGSSSDW
- a CDS encoding alpha/beta hydrolase — its product is MKEVPKEFLSNGTICRGTLYLPDIKKPPVIVMGHGIGAERRFRLPDYAKKFCETGFAVFLFDYRNFGESEGLPRNLINPYRHVHDFLEAIRFVKSLQEVDGEKLGIWGTSFGGGHVLVVGAKSSDVKAVVSQVPFVDGISTTNSFPISYQILGLLHGLSDVIKSLLFLSPHTVPIVAHPGTFALMNTDDSYFGYTRLIEKGANWVNEAPARICLLLPTYRPTAYAKKIKAPVLMQIAQKDSLIPYQAAIKTSRKIARCKMTLLDMGHFEPYFGNLFEQTIREQIEFFKETLI